A stretch of the Clarias gariepinus isolate MV-2021 ecotype Netherlands chromosome 26, CGAR_prim_01v2, whole genome shotgun sequence genome encodes the following:
- the ptdss1a gene encoding phosphatidylserine synthase 1, with translation MAASVYGSRTLSKDDGRYRTHFRMINEQQVEDITIEFFYKPHTITLLTCTVLSLMYFAFTRDDGNQDSNLRVGLIVIIFFFLVISVLAFPNGPFTRPHPAIWRIVFGLSVLYFLFLVFIIFLNWEQVKGLMYWLDPNLRYAKREADIMEYAVNCHVITWERILSHFDIFAFSHFWGWGMKALLIRSYGLCWTISITWELTELFFMHLLPNFAECWWDQVILDILLCNGGGIWLGMTVCRFLEMRTYHWASIKDIHTTTGKIKRAALQFTPASWTYVRWFDPKSSFQRVTGVYLFMIIWQLTELNTFFLKHIFVFPACHALSWGRILFIGVMTAPTVRQYYAYLTDTQCKRVGTQCWVFGAIAFLEALACIKFGQDLFSKTQILYVILWLLCVAFITFLCLYGMVWYAETYGPREKSLSESEDSFYPEAGDSVCVKGSESTAPRTTRKRGKASGHSKPVNGVEK, from the exons ATGGCGGCGTCCGTGTACGGGTCCCGCACTCTGAGCAAGGACGATGGCCGTTACCGCACACATTTCCGCATGATCAATGAGCAGCAGGTGGAGGACATCACCATCGAGTTCTTCTACAAACCTCACACCATTACCCTGCTGACCTGCACCGTGCTCAGCCTTATGTACTTCGCCTTTAcgag AGACGACGGGAATCAAGACAGTAACCTGCGTGTAGGTCTTATAGTGATCATCTTCTTTTTCTTAGTCATCAGCGTCCTTGCCTTCCCAAACG GTCCGTTTACAAGGCCACACCCAGCAATATGGCGCATAGTGTTCG GTTTAAGCGTGCTGTACTTCCTCTTCCTGGTCTTCATCATCTTCCTGAACTGGGAGCAGGTGAAGGGTCTGATGTACTGGCTGGACCCGAACCTGCGCTACGCCAAGCGTGAAGCTGATATCATG GAGTACGCCGTGAACTGTCACGTGATCACGTGGGAGCGCATCCTGAGTCATTTCGACATCTTCGCGTTCAGCCATTTCTGGGGTTGGGGCATGAAGGCGCTGCTGATCCGCAGCTACGGTCTCTGCTGGACCATCAGCATCACGTGGGAGCTTACAGAG CTCTTCTTCATGCACCTTCTGCCCAACTTCGCGGAGTGCTGGTGGGATCAGGTGATCCTGGACATCCTGCTGTGTAACGGTGGAGGGATCTGGCTCGGCATGACCGTGTGTCGCTTCCTGGAGATGCGCACGTACCACTGGGCCAGCATCAA GGACATCCACACCACCACGGGGAAGATCAAGCGCGCCGCGCTGCAGTTCACGCCGGCCAGTTGGACCTACGTGCGCTGGTTCGACCCCAAATCCTCCTTCCAGAGAGTAACCGGGGTTTACCTGTTCATGATCATCTGGCAG CTGACCGAGCTAAACACCTTCTTCCTGAAGCACATCTTTGTTTTCCCAGCATGCCACGCTCTGAGCTGGGGTCGCATCCTCTTCATCGGCGTCATGACCGCACCCACTGTCAG GCAGTACTACGCCTATCTCACTGATACACAGTGTAAACGAGTCGGGACACAGTGCTGGGTGTTTGG AGCCATCGCCTTTCTCGAGGCTTTAGCGTGTATTAAATTTGGACAGGACCTTTTCTCCAAGACGCAGATCCTCTACGTTATTCTGTGGCTCCTGTGTGTG gcctTCATCACGTTTCTATGCCTGTATGGGATGGTGTGGTACGCTGAGACTTACGGCCCGAGAGAGAAG AGTTTGTCAGAGAGTGAGGACAGCTTTTACCCCGAGGCCGgagacagcgtgtgtgtgaaag